A genome region from Scleropages formosus chromosome 6, fSclFor1.1, whole genome shotgun sequence includes the following:
- the LOC108929905 gene encoding vesicle-associated membrane protein 721-like, with protein MASGSSRLEQAKCGAEEVMHIMLKNIDRSQERSENLDDLMDRANNLRNTSDIFRRTSVKVTQKTQPKTRKRKILLITIVVGVIALMLTVVGIALLSSGSSDSEKDTSDGALALTTTAPTKN; from the exons GCGAGTGGAAGCAGCCGTTTGGAGCAGGCAAAGTGTGGGGCAGAGGAAGTGATGCACATCATGCTGAAGAACATCGACAGGAGTCAGGAGCGGTCAGAAAATCTGGACGACCTGATGGATCGCGCAAACAATCTAAGGAACACG AGCGATATCTTCAGAAGGACTTCGGTGAAGGTTACGCAGAAGACCCAACCTAAGACCAGGAAGAGGAAGATCCTGCTTATCACCATCGTGGTGGGGGTCATCGCGCTGATGCTCACTGTTGTAGGGATTGCCCTGCTGAGCAGCGGCAGCTCTGACTCTGAGAAGGACACCTCGGATGGAGCACTTGCTCTCACCACCACAGCACCTACTAAGAACTAG